The genomic segment CTTGATTTCCTTTTCTGGAATAAAACCTGCACATCAAGTTCATTTCAGCCGGAAACTCCACAAGTAAAACACCATCAGCCCCTAGAGACGGGCACAGATCCCACCTCTGTCTAGCACCCCCTTGTGGGGTAGTTTGGGGTGGTAGTGGAGCTTTGACTcttcacttagggtatgtctacacccagccgctagttcggcggctgggaatcgaagttctgggttcgacttatcgtgtcttgtctggacgcgataagtcgaaccaggaagtgatcgccgtcgactgcggtactccagctagacgagaggagtactgcggcgtcgacgggggagcctgcctgccgcgtgtggaccgaggtaagttcgaactaaggtacttcgaacttcagctacgttattcacgtagctgaagttgtgtaccttagttcgaattggggggtaagtgtagaccaagcctcagagatGGGTAAGCAGCAAGGGAACTGCAGCCTACAACAGCAAATAGTATTCTTGGAGGAGAGATGTAcgatcagtgcttaatttgtaatgaaagaggctcAAGCAATTATGTGCCAGGCCTCAAGCAATTATTTTACATTCATAATGAATGCAACCAGCCCagtggtgccagggctctgaactgccaagcctagcaGTGCCagactcagccctggcacaaatgaagCAGTGTGCACGATGAATTGCTTAGAATTTCACTCCGACCAAGTGATGATgggaggggctggaagggattCCACTCTGGCAAATAGCGTGGGCTTTCTCAGGTGAGCAGAGATGGCCGTGTGCTGTGGTGGGgaaatgcaaacacacacacacgtgcaccccccaccccccagaacatTATTGCTTCAGTACACAGCAGCTTTGAGCCACTCTGCTCAGCAGGGTGAATTTCAGCACCGACAGGCGTGTTTttatataaatcaaaataaataaccaAAAGAAACATCTCCCATTGCCGGCTTCGATTTTTGTTCTCTCTGTTCAAACACGAAGGGTGAGCTCTGCAGGCTGACGGGAAAGCTCCCTTTACCCACAAAAAGCAGATGTGTCCAAATGTCTATGTGGGAGGCAAACGTCCACCCTAGATTGTCCCACCCAGCAAGGGAAGCAACTGCACAATGACAGCTGGGAAATGGAAGTGTGCTGGCCTGGGTTGAAATCCACACACAATTGGAACATGCCATGTTGCCAGCGTTTTGCTGGCAGTTTTACACAGCCCTTGGCTGTGTCTTCACTGACAGAAAGGTGTGCGTCTTTTACAGTAcaataactaaggctaagattgaGTCAGGGGTctttatagtataagtcatggacaggtcacaggtcaTGAATATTTGTTTATTGCTCATGGcatgtccatgacttatactataaagACCCCTGACTCAATCTTAGCAGCTCCCGTGGCCCCTGGGCACCATTGCTCTGGGGGAACCTTGGGGGCCGACGGCTGCCTCTGCTTGGCAGCGGGGGCTGACTGCACCTGGCCAGCCATTGCTGAGggtcctggggccagctgcttggaTGGCCCTCGGGTCAGCCACACCGGCTACTGCAGAAGTCCCGGAAAGTCACTGAATCCATGACTTCCCCGACCTCCATGACAGAGGTCATGCAGCCTGAACAATAACTAACCCGAGATCCTTATCTCACTGTAAAATTctaagtggagacaaggcacttgtAGTGTTACCATGAGGTAGCTAGGCAAGACTAGCACCATAACCCTTCCTGGGGTCGACCTCACTTTGCTTACCTCATGGTAAAACTACAGTGCCTTGTTTTTCCAGCGGGATAGCTAATGTGCATTAGATACCCCATGATAAGAACCCACCTCTTTCTGTGAGTGAAGACCTAGCCCTAGGCAGGACAAACAGTAGCAGAAAGCAGCATAAATCTTGGGTCTGACAAACACTTGTCCTTGTTTTCCTCCTGGATGGAGCTCCCTAGATCCAGGCCAGCCACAGGGCTGCTATCCCAGTCAGTTCCTTGGCATATAACGCACATGCTGATATCCCTGGAATTTAAAGATTGGATCGCTCTCTTGCTGCAAGCTGCCACCTTTCCCCCGTGTCTCAGCTTCAAAAGTCTCGCTTACTAGCGAGGCCAGGGATGGTGGGTCTTCTTCCGAGCACACAGTGAGGCTGTCGCTGTCGCTTGCGATGCCCTCGTCCTCTGCGAGCTTTAAAGTCTGAAAGCAAACAAGCTGCCCCTCAAGAGGGAAGCCGTCGGAGTCCTGGCTGACTTCTAGTGCGACACACACTATTGGGTCAGGATAAGGATGCCGCTGATGGTTGGTGTTATGGGGATGTCTCATTTGCAGGCGTTGCTCATAAGCAGGAGGCttcccattcagcccctccaTCAACACAGTCATCTGAAGGAAGGTGTCTCCTTGGCAGACGAGCTGCCCATGTCCATTAGTAGCTGGATATCGGGCTTCAATGAGAGAGAAGTCTCCCAAGGAGGAACTCTCAGAAAGGAAGGATTTCTCGCTGTCTTGGAACCCAGAGGTGTCCTCCTTGGCCGAGCCCCTTCTCCAAACAAGCTGAGAGAACCCTAACCCTGCTAGGTCAGACACAGATCCTCCCTCAAGGTGGGAGCCGCCCAGTTCAGAACCCGATTGGGTCCCTTGGTGACTCGTGCTGGCTACTTGGCAGTTGGGAGCTCTCTTCAGGAACCGAGGCATTTCAGTGTAGGGTCTGAAACTGCTgctgtcatcctcctcctcttcttcccagAGTGAGAGGAGAGAAGCATTTAGTGATACGTTGTTCCTCACTGAAGGaccactccttctccctcccaattCTGGCTTCTCCATGCAGACTAGGAGGTCTTCCTCAAAGAACTCCTTTTCGCTGGGCTCCTTCTCAAGGATCTTCCGAGGAGCCCTGAAATGGGAGAAGTCCTAGCAGGAAGGGAAATGAGATTGGAAGATTAAAGGGGGTTTTCATTTTGACAGATACTTTTTAAAGCAATTGCAGTGGGCATGGGAAGTGCCAGAGAGCCTGGAGAATGGCTCTTATTGTGGGActgtacagcacaatggggcccagtcccaactgacttcagttggggtgaccagacatcccgtttttaaagggacagtcctgtatttaagctctcctgcaggtgtcccgacttcttcttaaaaacagacaaattgtcccgtattttctgtctcccccgcATCAATACGGTGGTcttgctgctggccagatccctgctcgccagccaccCGCCCACCAGTGGTGAAGGGGTGGGTGTCCAGTGGCggacgatgggggtgggtgtgcaaggctgcaGGGGGGGGCAAAGATACAGCGTGTGGGGCTGGCCGCTCCCCCGATGGTTCATCAGCGCAGCCCCTACTGTGTGccagctctcggccagcagggccccgccaCCCTGTCCTGTTTCTGGCTGGCGCTGGCTGCGCGCTGCGGTGGCTGGTGCGTGCTGGCAGGCGCCAGGCGATGGCCAGTTACgtgttgcctctgctgcccacccatcggccctttacgtgctcccccctcactgtcctctccctgctttgccccttcccccccttcataTACCCCCCAACAGGTCGCgtcctgctcccagcgctgtgtGGAGAATCCCTGGTcggagtgctcagctcaccaacagcgcTGGCACgggaagcctctccgcccctcagctaagctctgaaGTGgcgggactgggggaggggggagaagcaatttccagcctgttcacgcccgaacctgcaggctccacagcagccctcaGGGCAGAGGCTTAGCACCTTCTTCAGCACCCCACCCCCGGGTCTTGCCCCCAGGGAGCGcagggctgctccatcccctaggcactctcccctgctgagccacctctctggccgggttcactgaagcccctgcaggcaggttccctgggccctggtgcacaatgcagccTTATATAGAGTTTTCacgctatatgcatccgaagaagtgggttgtagcccacgaaagcttatgctctaataaatttgttagtctctaaggtgccacaagtactcctgttcttaatgcagccttagggcttaaccccttcctgcctgcgcTATAGCCCGAGGTGGCTGGCTTATgtgggtggccagcagcagcctggaggtgttaactgccttttgacactgtgcaggcagaaagggacaagctgcttccagccgcactgggggtggggggaggagaggaaatgagctctgcaaagacataggccaggtcatcccttccccccccccctcctcccctgcggcTGGAAGCCGCTCCTGTCccttccatacctctaatcatttttgttgcccttttctgaaccatttccaattccaatatatcttttttgagatgaagcgaccacatctgcacgcagtattcaagatctggccataccagggatttatatagaggcaagatgatattttcagtcctattatctatccctttcctaagccTTGTGTGCTACCGCTCTACAAATACACTGAAGTATGTGTTATCTGATCTCAGTTCTGGACCCAATCCTGAGAAGTGCGGGGGAAATCGGGAAGAGTTGCAGGAACACAGCAGCTTCCAGGATTGGCCCAATAATGCAGTCTTTCCATACCAAAGCTTGAGGCCTCTTCACTCTCTTGGCAGCTTGTTTACACAGACATAGGATGGACGCAGCAGCAGCGCAAAGGAAAAGCAGGACGAGCAATGGGACTGCAATGGTGACTAGGAACTTCCAGTCCACGGCTGCAAGAGAGAAAGCCAAGAAATAGTTCTGTTGGTGTGGACATGTTCTACAAGTACTACTAGCTTcttacagctagggtgaccagatgtcctgtttttataggcgcaaagagtcctgtggcaccttatagactaacagacagtTTGCTGCTTtttcagatccagactaacacggctacccctttgatacttgtttttatagggacagtcccgttttttgggactttttcttacataggcgcctattacctcccaccccctttcccgttttttcacagttgctatctggtcaccctacttacagAGGACTTCTCATCCGTCGATCTCAAACCTCAGTGTCATTCTCCTCATTTGACAACAGCCTAGACAAGGGAGTGATTTGGCCAGCAACAGAACTCAGGTCTGCCCACATCCAGACCAGCGTCCTGTCTAGAGCTGGTGAAAACCTAACTGATTTTTTTACAGAAAACGTTgctgaaaatggggggggggaaccctttAATCTAAGTTCTCCATGGACAATTTACATTTTCAGGGGAAATTTAAATACCAAAAATTCTGGGCTGAAAAACCAAGTTATTTTGgctaaaatattttggtttatgGCCAAAGTCTTTCAGTTTTTCGGACATTTTGGTTTTTGacaaaaattttcacagaaaggagACACTTTTTTGCAAAACCAGCCTCTTTCCTGGACCCAATTCTCTGTCAAAAACCTATTTGGATGGAAAAAtttcctcccagccctgccccttcccaccgatcccttgctccctcccagcagggccgtaCCTTTGGACTTGAACAACATGCACATCGGCTTGGAGAACTCGCTGTGTTTTAGTTTGATTACTTGGAAAGAAGCCCTGGCACTCAGGCAGTAATTGCCGCTGATCTCCCGAGTGTTGATTGTTACCTTGTCCCACTTCATGTTGTCGCAGTACTGCATCTGCTGAGACACAAGGAAAACGGAGGGTTGGAGACAGTTGGGGTTCTCTGTTAAGACCTGGATCCTCTGTTTAGACTCTGGAGGGACCTTTGAGATATGTCTCTCCTCTTCCGTGTGTGTAGATGTTAGCCAGGCAAGAACCACGTATTACTCCACAGACGCCTGGTCTGGCACTGGTATTTCTCATTTGACTATTTCAGTCTTCTAGGCCTTggctgcactgggggcagggccggcgcaacccattaggtgacctaggcggtcgcctagggcgctgcgatttggggggtggcgaccgcggtggtatttccgtggcgggaccttccaccgcctctatgggggggtggcatttcggggcgggaccttccgccgcctagggcggcagaaaagctggcagcgctcctgactGGGGGGCTAATTTGCACTGAGTGTTTTGCACACTAACTGGTGCATGTGAGACGGCATGCTCTGACTGTGTACACAACATCAGCTGTTCTCTGATTCAATACCTATCAGCGTGTCTCAAGCTTTGGACTTTGTGTGGAGGACGTAGGCAGCGTTCTGGACAGGTATCCCATGAGGCTTTGCTTCTTTGCAGGACTCTATGTATCCTGGGACTTTTGTCTCTGTGCATTGTGGGATATATAGTGGAAAGAAGTGGAATCTTGGATATGGGGGTCAAACAACTATTCCCATGATTCCCAGTTCCCAAAAACCCAGATCCAacccgctcccctccccagaaCTTTAGAGACATTTGGATCAAGATCCAAGCTTTGCATCTCCAGTACGTATCTATGCCTAATCCAATGAAGCACTGGTCTTCTGACCTTGTCTTCAGTTCCGGCTTCCCAGAAGCCCAGGTCATACTTCAGATCGATAAAGATGCTCTCCACACAGGAAGCCAGGGGGAAAGCGGCACTCACGTTGATTGTACTTTCCGACACGCTCACTTCTAGTGCCGGGGGAGCCAGTTCCACTGTAATTGAGTGCCCAGATGTTAGAGCAGCACTCGCATAGATCCCAGTATGCAACCAAAAGCCAGCCACCCAAACAGGCCACATACAAAGTAACCCGGGACACTAAGTTTTTGTGAAGCTCAGGCtctttcttaggctaggtctacactacagcgggggtccgacctaagatacgcaacttcagctacgtgaataccgtagctgaagttgcgtattttaggtcggcttacctggctgtgaggacgggggaaagtcgaccgctgccgcgctgccgccgactccgctgccgcctcttgccgtggtggatttccggagtcgacggcagagcgatcagggatcgattttatcgcgtcttcactagacgcggtaagtcgatccccgatagaccgattgctacccgccggatcggcgggtagtgaagacaagccctaagatggaTACCAAGAGTTCAAAGCCAGTGCTCAGGCCTGCCGACAGCATGTCTGggtcccagggcagaacagtcaatgggcccccatgTATGCACAAGCTGAACCTGCGCAGACGCAGTCtgcctgacatttgggcggtgctgcgCCCGCGCTGGCTGGTGGCCAGTGAGTTTCCGGCTGCGCTGCTGGGCGCGCTCTTCCGGcacagccagggcttccacatgcccacccGGTTGGGTTGCCAACTGGCTAATCgcgcaaacccaaagacccttgccccaccccctacccctgccccttcctctgggagggaatttgggtgtgggaggggatgcggggtcggactctgggagggagtttggacgcgggagggggtgcgggcttttggagggagtttggtgcgggatctaggctggggcagggggttggggtacaggagcggGTCGGGGATcagcgcttaccttgggcggctcccgaaagcgactggcacacccctctggcagtggctcctatgCGAGGGGCCTAGGGGGTCTCCGCGCGCCGctgtccgcaggcactgccccgcagctcccactggccacagttcccagccaatgggagctgtggagtcagcactcggggtgggggcagcgcgtggagacccccctccccagaggccgcagggacgtgccagctgcttccggagCAGTGCGGAGTGAGCgcgggcaggaagcctgccttagccctgctgcactgccggcGGCggcccccaggcccttttaaatcgccccgGCCCCTGGACAGTTGCCCTCTTTACCCCCGTCAGTGGGCCTGCCAGTTGCTTTAAGCATCTGACTTGGCGGTAGCCACTTGATCTGCGGAAGGCACGATCTCAGTGAACATATTGGATAACAAAGGACAAAGAGCTCGGGATCAGAAACTCCACAACTGGCACTGTCCTTCCCCCAGGGGAGGTTGTTGAGACTCAGCTCTCTGCATAGGGCCTACAGCTGTAGTGTGGGtctgttctattcaggttcttatgccgtgcccatcaccatggtatctgagcaccttacgaAATCTTACAAgcgtggaggagaggagagagaaactcCAAACTCTTCTAGTGCTGTGGGAGCATCACACAAACATTCTCTCTGGAAAGGCCGTTCAGCCATAGTATAGACTAACAATAACGTACCATCAAACTGATATTCCATGAATCCCGACTCCACCCAGGGGGACTGGCGCCCTGCCGACAGGGCTTTGACACGGGCGCTGAATTTGTTGAACGGGTCTGACACACAAGTCAGATTGCAGGTGGTTTGGGAAATGTTTCTGCAGTGTTGGACCTTTTCCCACTGTTTTACCTGATTCCAACTGAAAGAAGAAACAAAACCAACACAGTGTTGAACATCTAGTGCTTCTTCGGGCTAGCAGGGGTGGCGTTTTGCAGAACTGGCACCAAACGTGGCTGCGGGCTTACGGCAGAGCTCTCCCCACATTTGCCTCTTCCCAGGGATTGGCCCTGGTAAAGGGACAGAGCCCAAATTCTAATTATTTAAATGGCCCCAAAGATTTACATTCTGCTTTACAGCAACAGAATGAAAGGAAGgattgcccagtggttagggtgcaaACCTGGAACTCGGGCAACCATGGATCAAATCCCCTTTTCTGACTCAGACTTCccgggtgaccttgggaaaatcacaCATGACATGTCTCTATAGGACTAAGCAGTGCTtcaccgtctacactgctatttactcCTTTGCTGGGGGGCGTGCTATGTCTGTACTCCACACACCACGGTAAGCGTAGAAACAGCCTTAgtgtccgtgcctcagtttccttataatagcactgccctgccttgcAGGGATGTCAGGATGAGCAGCACATTAAACACGGTCAGGCACTCATATATTACAgcgatgggggccatataagtacttaaGGTAGAAGGAATGAGACTCAGTCTCTTCCCTTAAAAGCTTTACAACGCcaggacaagattttcaaatgtcACTTGGAATTTTAGGcacctgtggggtttttttgggtgcCCTACTTGAGCTGCCTTAAAAGGTCCTGATTTCCAGGGGGATGGTCCTCTGCAACTcctgaggatcaggccccttgAAAGTGTCTCACACTGGGGCCcgcaagtcacttttgaaactctTAGCTTAAGCTGATTGGGCCTGCTCCAGGCCCGTGGAGGccagtggaaaggctcccattgacatccCTGTAGGATGGATCAGGATCTGCAAGTCCTCCCATTGTGGGCTGCACAAGCAGgccctggggaaggagaggcCAACACAGGCAGGAGGAGAGGCAGCCCAGGGGAGGGAAGGCTGGTGGAGGATCAAAGGAAGGGGAGGTTTGAAGCAGTGGGTTTTAAGGAGAGATAAGGAAGAGAGAGATTGTGCTTGGTAGATGAGaacaaggggccagattctccactccGCTGCACCAGCTTCCTGCTGGTGAAACGCCATGTCTCCAGTTATACGGTCATCAATGGACAGACTCCTACTGACTTGGCTCAGGCCCCAAAGGAACCAGGCCCATGTGGACGGACACCACCTGGAGAGGGAGGCAAAGCCGGAAGCAGGGGCCAGCTGAAGGGAGCAGCAAGGAGAGAGACCCTCTAGCGAGAGGTGAAAGAGGAAGGCAGAGGTTGGGGCAAGTGAGATTAAGGAACTTGAAACTGCAGTGGTAAGAGACAGGAAGCCAGACAGGGACCACAGGGATGTGCTCAGAATGGCAGGGGAGAAAGGGAATTGTAGCAGCCAGGCTGCGTGGGGTGCAGTA from the Emys orbicularis isolate rEmyOrb1 chromosome 23, rEmyOrb1.hap1, whole genome shotgun sequence genome contains:
- the IFNLR1 gene encoding interferon lambda receptor 1, with product MSAGRIGILVALSSLQQILGSVALGQPTVRLSPPRNVTLLSKDFGMALTWLPGEGSPPDVLYTVRYRSWNQVKQWEKVQHCRNISQTTCNLTCVSDPFNKFSARVKALSAGRQSPWVESGFMEYQFDVELAPPALEVSVSESTINVSAAFPLASCVESIFIDLKYDLGFWEAGTEDKQMQYCDNMKWDKVTINTREISGNYCLSARASFQVIKLKHSEFSKPMCMLFKSKAVDWKFLVTIAVPLLVLLFLCAAAASILCLCKQAAKRVKRPQALDFSHFRAPRKILEKEPSEKEFFEEDLLVCMEKPELGGRRSGPSVRNNVSLNASLLSLWEEEEEDDSSSFRPYTEMPRFLKRAPNCQVASTSHQGTQSGSELGGSHLEGGSVSDLAGLGFSQLVWRRGSAKEDTSGFQDSEKSFLSESSSLGDFSLIEARYPATNGHGQLVCQGDTFLQMTVLMEGLNGKPPAYEQRLQMRHPHNTNHQRHPYPDPIVCVALEVSQDSDGFPLEGQLVCFQTLKLAEDEGIASDSDSLTVCSEEDPPSLASLVSETFEAETRGKGGSLQQESDPIFKFQGYQHVRYMPRN